In the genome of Synergistaceae bacterium, the window GTCGGAGGCTCAGTAAGTAATTTATTTTCTCCTGTAAATCATGATATTCCCATGTTGTCGCTTGATAATGTTTTTACGAGTGAAGAGCTGGAAAATTTTTTCATGAGAATTAAACGCGATAATAAATTTACTTGTGAAATGAAAATTGACGGGCTCGCAGTCTCATTAATTTATCAAGACGGGCAATTGATTCAGGGCGCGACTCGTGGCAACGGGCAAACGGGCGAAAATGTTACGGAAAATATTTTAGCGATTGACTCAATTCCTAAGAAATTAATAAATTATCCATCGGGGCAAATTGAAGTCAGGGGCGAAATTTTGATGACTCTTGACAGGTTTAACGCGCTCAATCAATTACGTACAGAACGAGGGGAGAAGACTTTTGCGAATCCAAGAAATGCCGCCGCCGGGACTCTTAGACAGAAGGATAAACGCATAATTTCAGAACGGGGACTCGATATATTTTTGTATTATGTCGTAAACGCTGAGTCATTCGGAATAACGAGTCAAATAAAATCGCTCGAATTCCTGCAAAATTTAGGCCTTCCTGTTCAGAGTGCTTATAAATACTGTGAGAATCTTGACGAGGTTAATAATTTCATAGCTCACTGGCAAAATGAACGCTATAACTTGAATTATATTACTGATGGAGTAGTAATAAAGCTCGATGATTTGACTCAATGGCAGGAAATCGGCTCAACTTCTCACGCTCCCCGCTGGGCAGTAGCATATAAATATCCCCCTGAAGAAGTATTAACGCGCATTAAAGATATAAAAATTTCAGTCGGCCGGACGGGAGTATTGACTCCTGTAGCAATTCTTGAGCCTGTAAAACTTGCCGGGACTGTAGTGCAGCGGGCAGGACTCCATAATTATGACGAGATTACGCGTAAGGATATTAGAGTCGGTGATTTGGCAAGAGTCAGAAAAGCAGCGGAAATTATCCCCGAAATTATAGAAGTCGACAAATCAGCGCGTAAAGGCAGCGAGAAAATTTTTACAATGCCGGAAAATTGCCCGGTTTGTGAGTCTGAAGTCGTGAGATTGCCCGGTGAAATTGCTTACAGGTGCACAAATCGCGCGTCTTGTCCTGCTCAATTGATAGAAGGCTTGAAATATTTTGCGTCCCGTTCAGGTATGAATATTAAGGGACTCGGTGATAGTTTAGCAGCTAAGTTAATAGAATCCGGGCTCGTTAAATGCTTGAGCGATATTTATAGCTTGAAAATTTCTGACTGGCTCAAACTTGATAAGATAGCTAATAAAAGCGCAGAAAATATCATGAATGAGTTGCAATCATCAAAGACTCGCCCGCTTGAGAATTTAATTACTGCTCTGGGAATTCCTGATGTCGGAAAAAATGCAGCTGCTTTATTAGTTGATAGATTCGGGAATATTGACGCGTTAAAATCAGCAAGTGAAAGCGATATAGCACAAATTGAAGGAATCGGGCCGATTATCGCGAAAAGTGTTCACGAGTTTTTCAGGAACGAGTCAAATTTGAATTTAATCGAGAATTTCCGCGCGCTTGGCCTGAACATGACAAGTAATAATATTATAGTCAACGGGCAATTATCCGGAAAAATATTTGTCTTCACTGGGAGTCTTGACTCAATGACTCGCGAACAGGCAGCCGAACGAGTCAAAAATTTGGGCGGGCGGGTCTCTGAAAGTGTCAGCAAGAAAACAAGTTATCTAGTTGCAGGCGACAAAACAGGCTCAAAACTTGAGAAGGCAAATAAACTCGGAGTAAAAATTTTAAGCGAGCAGGAATTTATAAGCATGATTAGTGATACATAACAGGGCATTCACTCAATAAAAAATTTTTTCGCGGCTATCAACTTTTAAGATTAATGATAATATATGACTTATCCACGAAAACGCAAATTTTTATGCATTATTTAAATATGAAGGGAGCTATTAATTTATGTCAGACAAGAAAATAAAGCGTATAGGAGTCCTCACAAGCGGCGGAGATGCCCCCGGAATGAATGCCGTTATTCGCGCTGTTTACAGGACTGCAAATTATTTCGGGATTCAGTCTATAGGAATCCGGCGAGGCTGGCAGGGCTTAATCAACGGTGATTTTGTCGTATTAAATGATGATGTAGTTCGTCATACTGTAGGACGGGGCGGAACTGTTTTATATACAGCTAGGAGTCCTGAATTTATGACGGAGGCAGGCCGGCAAAAAGCTCTAGCAACTTGCAAAATGTTAGGTCTTGACGGTGTTATTGCTGTAGGAGGCGACGGGACATTTAGGGGCGCGCTTGAACTTTCACGGCTCGGCGTTCCTGTTATGGGAATTCCCGCTACAATCGATAATGATATAGGCTGCACAAATTACACTATAGGATTTGACTCGGCGTGTAATACTGCTATTGACTGCATTGACAAATTACGCGATACTATGCAGTCTCATGAAAGATGCTCGGTCGTTGAAGTCATGGGAAGACATGCGGGATTTCTTGCGCTTTATGTAGGACTCGCAGTTGACGCAACTTCTGTATTAGTTCCTGAGCGTGAAATGGATTTCGAGCAGCACGTAATAGAAAGAATTCAGAACGCAAGACTTTCAGGAATTACACATTTTATGATTGTCGTAGCAGAAGGAGCAGGCAGCGCAGTGGAAATCGGCCAGAAAATAAAGGAGTCCCTCGGAATGGATCCGCGTGTTACAGTGTTAGGGCATATTCAGCGAGGCGGAGCACCTACAGGACGAGACAGAGAGACAGCGACTCGAATGGGCTATTATGCTGTGAAGGCGTTTGCTGAAGGACGTTCGGGGAGCGTTATTTGTACTCGTGAGGGCGGAATTGTTGAGACTCCCATTGAAGAAGCCCTAAAAATGGAGAAACATTTACAAATGGAACGTTATGACATTCTTGAGGCTATATCTTCAACTTCAAGTTCAACAGGAATAAAGCAATAAAATTTTATGACTGGGCATTTATGAGGCTATATAACTGCTGAGTATCTGCCCGCATTGCTTGTTATTAAATTTTCGGCCTCAAGTAAGACTAATGCGCTTTGTATCTCTGTAAAATTTAATTTGCTTGAAATTATAAGCTCGTCGGACGTTATATTATTTTTTGCGTGAATGAGTGAATATATAATTTTTTCGTCGCTTGATAAGTTAATATTTTGATCGTTAATTCCTGATTTTGACTCTGAGTCTGATTCTGACTGCGAGAAATTTATATTTACTTGTGAATTAGCCGTTATCTTGTTAATAAATTCTTCAATACTTATAATTGCGCCCGTTCCCTCGTTCAATAAAGAGTTTGAGCCCCTGAAAGTCTCGTCATTTATTCGTCC includes:
- the ligA gene encoding NAD-dependent DNA ligase LigA produces the protein MNIFQTRMNELYNLVKYHAGLYYDKDSPEISDFEYDSLVRELNDLEREHPEFKRENFLTHNVGGSVSNLFSPVNHDIPMLSLDNVFTSEELENFFMRIKRDNKFTCEMKIDGLAVSLIYQDGQLIQGATRGNGQTGENVTENILAIDSIPKKLINYPSGQIEVRGEILMTLDRFNALNQLRTERGEKTFANPRNAAAGTLRQKDKRIISERGLDIFLYYVVNAESFGITSQIKSLEFLQNLGLPVQSAYKYCENLDEVNNFIAHWQNERYNLNYITDGVVIKLDDLTQWQEIGSTSHAPRWAVAYKYPPEEVLTRIKDIKISVGRTGVLTPVAILEPVKLAGTVVQRAGLHNYDEITRKDIRVGDLARVRKAAEIIPEIIEVDKSARKGSEKIFTMPENCPVCESEVVRLPGEIAYRCTNRASCPAQLIEGLKYFASRSGMNIKGLGDSLAAKLIESGLVKCLSDIYSLKISDWLKLDKIANKSAENIMNELQSSKTRPLENLITALGIPDVGKNAAALLVDRFGNIDALKSASESDIAQIEGIGPIIAKSVHEFFRNESNLNLIENFRALGLNMTSNNIIVNGQLSGKIFVFTGSLDSMTREQAAERVKNLGGRVSESVSKKTSYLVAGDKTGSKLEKANKLGVKILSEQEFISMISDT
- a CDS encoding 6-phosphofructokinase, with the protein product MSDKKIKRIGVLTSGGDAPGMNAVIRAVYRTANYFGIQSIGIRRGWQGLINGDFVVLNDDVVRHTVGRGGTVLYTARSPEFMTEAGRQKALATCKMLGLDGVIAVGGDGTFRGALELSRLGVPVMGIPATIDNDIGCTNYTIGFDSACNTAIDCIDKLRDTMQSHERCSVVEVMGRHAGFLALYVGLAVDATSVLVPEREMDFEQHVIERIQNARLSGITHFMIVVAEGAGSAVEIGQKIKESLGMDPRVTVLGHIQRGGAPTGRDRETATRMGYYAVKAFAEGRSGSVICTREGGIVETPIEEALKMEKHLQMERYDILEAISSTSSSTGIKQ